The Ciona intestinalis unplaced genomic scaffold, KH HT000064.2, whole genome shotgun sequence genome has a segment encoding these proteins:
- the LOC101242750 gene encoding deleted in malignant brain tumors 1 protein-like isoform X1, translated as MRCIVVSWVIALISTRALSQGPCGRTFTAMSRLRTISSTNYPENYPSKHNCWWHITAPAGNIVALVFTEFATEGCCDKLKIFDSPIRTGNNQLLIRVLGGDIASPFRVYSRNNYLSLRFESDSSLSYRGFSFTYRAIRPLPTPSAVTRTTRTTTTSSTTLAGVCGFTRQVTTNEPVEFTSPNHPRRYPPNSNCQWTLSTTPGRVVQLTIGRVETELKWDFIEVWDGIRKLARLEGLPATQTFVSVDYTGLIVTFQSDRSVNRNGFHAVFRSVPAGIVPPELTLPELCGFNTTATNAFQIITSPLYPNLYPLGIECKWYITSPPGSTILFNVTSTNIESCCDFLEIYDGTRAIGSLAGRLRGWRAYRSTGNFMMLLFYSDDSVARTGFHAKFKSFTPTITTTTTTAIPTTTVPSLTVPTPATKASTVAKTSTIAIHTTSLRPGTTCGYETIASSEPQILTSPQFPSTYQNNLYCEWVIGSPTGYTVQLTVGYLDTELCCDYLVILVGRSEVARLRGVLSEPVTYLSVVGITVRFVTDSSINEKGFQLVYRSVHSSSPITPLSLPCKYLIKILL; from the exons ATGCGATGTATCGTCGTCTCTTGGGTGATTGCGCTTATTTCTACAAGAGCGTTAAGTCAAG GACCATGCGGGCGCACATTTACTGCAATGTCCAGGCTGAGAACAATCAGTTCTACAAACTACCCCGAGAATTACCCATCAAAGCATAATTGCTGGTGGCACATTACTGCTCCTGCTGGAAACATTGTGGCTTTGGTGTTCACTGAGTTTGCAACTGAAGGCTGTTGTGATAAATTAAAG atatttgACTCACCAATTAGAACAGGCAACAATCAGCTCCTTATTCGAGTTTTAGGTGGCGACATAGCTTCACCATTTCGTGTGTATTCAAGAAACAACTATTTAAGTCTCAGATTTGAGTCCGACTCTTCACTGAGCTATAGGGGATTCTCATTTACATATAGAGCTATtc GTCCACTGCCTACTCCTTCTGCAGTTACTAGAACAACAAGGACTACTACAACATCAAGTACCACGCTTG ctGGTGTATGCGGTTTTACCAGACAAGTAACTACAAATGAACCAGTTGAATTTACGTCACCTAACCACCCTAGAAGATATCCACCTAATAGTAATTGTCAATGGACATTATCTACTACCCCTGGTAGGGTGGTACAGTTAACTATAGGCAGAGTGGAAACAGAACTAAAATGGGACTTCATTGAG GTATGGGATGGAATCAGAAAGTTAGCACGTTTAGAAGGCCTACCTGCCACTCAAACATTTGTATCTGTGGACTATACAGGACTAATAGTAACATTTCAAAGTGATAGATCCGTCAACAGAAATGGTTTTCATGCTGTATTTAGGAGTG ttccAGCTGGTATAGTACCACCAGAATTGACATTGCCCG AGCTATGCGGTTTCAACACAACAGCTACAAATGCGTTTCAAATTATAACTTCGCCGTTATACCCGAATCTGTACCCTCTTGGTATAGAATGCAAATGGTATATAACTTCCCCACCTGGCTCTACTATACTGTTCAATGTTACATCTACGAATATAGAATCTTGCTGTGACTTTTTAGAG ATTTATGACGGAACTCGTGCAATTGGATCTCTTGCTGGCCGCCTTCGTGGTTGGAGAGCATATAGAAGCACTGGGAATTTTATgatgttgttattttattcagaTGATTCTGTTGCAAGAACTGGATTTCATGCAAAGTTTAAATCAT TTACaccaacaataacaacaacaacaacaacagcaataccaacaacaactgttcCTTCTTTAACTGTGCCAACACCAGCAACAAAAGCATCAACAGTTGCTAAAACTTCTACAATTGCTATACATACAACAAGTCTTAGACCAG GCACCACATGTGGATATGAGACTATTGCCTCTTCTGAGCCCCAAATTCTGACTTCTCCGCAATTTCCAAGCACCTACCAAAACAACTTGTATTGTGAATGGGTTATAGGTAGCCCTACTGGGTATACTGTTCAACTCACAGTGGGTTATCTTGATACTGAGTTATGCTGTGACTACTTAGTG ATTCTTGTTGGGCGTTCTGAAGTAGCCAGATTACGAGGAGTATTAAGCGAGccagtaacttatttatcagtCGTTGGAATTACTGTACGTTTTGTTACGGATAGTTCTATCAATGAAAAAGGGTTCCAGCTAGTATATAGGAGTG tACACTCTTCAAGCCCAATAACACCACTGTCTTTACCCTgtaagtatttaattaaaatattgttgtaa
- the LOC101242750 gene encoding deleted in malignant brain tumors 1 protein-like isoform X2, giving the protein MSRLRTISSTNYPENYPSKHNCWWHITAPAGNIVALVFTEFATEGCCDKLKIFDSPIRTGNNQLLIRVLGGDIASPFRVYSRNNYLSLRFESDSSLSYRGFSFTYRAIRPLPTPSAVTRTTRTTTTSSTTLAGVCGFTRQVTTNEPVEFTSPNHPRRYPPNSNCQWTLSTTPGRVVQLTIGRVETELKWDFIEVWDGIRKLARLEGLPATQTFVSVDYTGLIVTFQSDRSVNRNGFHAVFRSVPAGIVPPELTLPELCGFNTTATNAFQIITSPLYPNLYPLGIECKWYITSPPGSTILFNVTSTNIESCCDFLEIYDGTRAIGSLAGRLRGWRAYRSTGNFMMLLFYSDDSVARTGFHAKFKSFTPTITTTTTTAIPTTTVPSLTVPTPATKASTVAKTSTIAIHTTSLRPGTTCGYETIASSEPQILTSPQFPSTYQNNLYCEWVIGSPTGYTVQLTVGYLDTELCCDYLVILVGRSEVARLRGVLSEPVTYLSVVGITVRFVTDSSINEKGFQLVYRSVHSSSPITPLSLPCKYLIKILL; this is encoded by the exons ATGTCCAGGCTGAGAACAATCAGTTCTACAAACTACCCCGAGAATTACCCATCAAAGCATAATTGCTGGTGGCACATTACTGCTCCTGCTGGAAACATTGTGGCTTTGGTGTTCACTGAGTTTGCAACTGAAGGCTGTTGTGATAAATTAAAG atatttgACTCACCAATTAGAACAGGCAACAATCAGCTCCTTATTCGAGTTTTAGGTGGCGACATAGCTTCACCATTTCGTGTGTATTCAAGAAACAACTATTTAAGTCTCAGATTTGAGTCCGACTCTTCACTGAGCTATAGGGGATTCTCATTTACATATAGAGCTATtc GTCCACTGCCTACTCCTTCTGCAGTTACTAGAACAACAAGGACTACTACAACATCAAGTACCACGCTTG ctGGTGTATGCGGTTTTACCAGACAAGTAACTACAAATGAACCAGTTGAATTTACGTCACCTAACCACCCTAGAAGATATCCACCTAATAGTAATTGTCAATGGACATTATCTACTACCCCTGGTAGGGTGGTACAGTTAACTATAGGCAGAGTGGAAACAGAACTAAAATGGGACTTCATTGAG GTATGGGATGGAATCAGAAAGTTAGCACGTTTAGAAGGCCTACCTGCCACTCAAACATTTGTATCTGTGGACTATACAGGACTAATAGTAACATTTCAAAGTGATAGATCCGTCAACAGAAATGGTTTTCATGCTGTATTTAGGAGTG ttccAGCTGGTATAGTACCACCAGAATTGACATTGCCCG AGCTATGCGGTTTCAACACAACAGCTACAAATGCGTTTCAAATTATAACTTCGCCGTTATACCCGAATCTGTACCCTCTTGGTATAGAATGCAAATGGTATATAACTTCCCCACCTGGCTCTACTATACTGTTCAATGTTACATCTACGAATATAGAATCTTGCTGTGACTTTTTAGAG ATTTATGACGGAACTCGTGCAATTGGATCTCTTGCTGGCCGCCTTCGTGGTTGGAGAGCATATAGAAGCACTGGGAATTTTATgatgttgttattttattcagaTGATTCTGTTGCAAGAACTGGATTTCATGCAAAGTTTAAATCAT TTACaccaacaataacaacaacaacaacaacagcaataccaacaacaactgttcCTTCTTTAACTGTGCCAACACCAGCAACAAAAGCATCAACAGTTGCTAAAACTTCTACAATTGCTATACATACAACAAGTCTTAGACCAG GCACCACATGTGGATATGAGACTATTGCCTCTTCTGAGCCCCAAATTCTGACTTCTCCGCAATTTCCAAGCACCTACCAAAACAACTTGTATTGTGAATGGGTTATAGGTAGCCCTACTGGGTATACTGTTCAACTCACAGTGGGTTATCTTGATACTGAGTTATGCTGTGACTACTTAGTG ATTCTTGTTGGGCGTTCTGAAGTAGCCAGATTACGAGGAGTATTAAGCGAGccagtaacttatttatcagtCGTTGGAATTACTGTACGTTTTGTTACGGATAGTTCTATCAATGAAAAAGGGTTCCAGCTAGTATATAGGAGTG tACACTCTTCAAGCCCAATAACACCACTGTCTTTACCCTgtaagtatttaattaaaatattgttgtaa
- the LOC100187148 gene encoding deleted in malignant brain tumors 1 protein-like, whose protein sequence is MYNVTSTPLTVQSPNYPNNYPNHQDCSWVLQAPPGSQVMVEFTVLEMESCCDFVEVFDSYGGRKMAQLKMGSLERNIVYVSTSGQIYVRFFSDSSIAKKGFTATTQLAMESLDRSCGVRIPVTSTPSELVSTNYPGDYPANYNCSWTLVAPEGLRAGITFSFIQMESCCDYILLADGADQRQITRLNLEEINEALTFESTTSELTVTLVTDETQNRQGFMAAIFLVSEQRYPRTGSCGHTSTATETPNFFHSPNYPHDYNPNSDCHWLLVASERYRELQLRVVDLRVEDCCDFIEVRDGRNQNAPVLARLNRRPSNPFTSTHGALYLRLVSDSGNHYRGFNATYMLEPLDRRCGVTIPATVRPSQLKSENYPENYANDVTCSWVLVAPQDQKVQLTITDMEIEACCDYLELFDGEDQRLLRKISFDFISEDLVFTSSTNKLTVRFFTDASVTKRGFMSHFQAVQTSALPVDSCGSTVTVGDFYVEFTSPNYPNNYPPNSDCHWLLLSPDSNRQVTLDLSDARFEPCCDFLEIRDGRSIESPLLVRVENQLPDRRLYMSTGGALYLHFWSDSSGGYRGFTAAYKLEEPELLPYPELCYSTKRAYASGRTAIDVNEIMSCTTLGVNARCLKISATGTINTIATAGIPGHMVFGTCISSIACTNSSCMLLQSMLQQMNATFQFNMTSCIVSCCGSDLCNSETAPIPVTTTQLTTTTTTVVTPDSSGCYNYNLDVMFLLDGSGTVNTTEFETSLQFIKQVIAPFDLRFTRVGVMQYSHWYRRKPMTAADQRFLQIHISVGEHRTSSPFEVRTSYNLTWL, encoded by the exons ATGTACAACGTGACAAGTACCCCCTTGACAGTACAGTCCCctaattaccccaacaattACCCTAACCATCAAGACTGTTCGTGGGTGTTGCAAGCCCCACCTGGATCACAG GTGATGGTTGAATTCACTGTGTTGGAAATGGAATCTTGCTGTGATTTTGTTGAG gTGTTTGATTCTTATGGCGGTCGTAAAATGGCACAGTTAAAAATGGGGTCTCTAGAACGAAATATTGTTTATGTGTCAACATCCGGTCAAATTTATGTTAGATTTTTTTCGGATTCGTCTATTGCGAAAAAGGGATTTACTGCTACTACACAACTCGCAATGG AGAGTCTGGACCGATCCTGTGGCGTCCGTATACCAGTTACTTCTACACCATCTGAGCTAGTATCTACTAATTACCCAGGAGACTACCCAGCCAACTATAACTGTAGTTGGACACTGGTTGCGCCAGAAGGCCTCAGAGCGGGCATTACGTTTTCCTTTATTCAAATGGAAAGTTGCTGTGATTATATATtg CTTGCTGACGGGGCAGATCAACGCCAAATTACAAGACTCAATTtagaagaaataaatgaagcTCTGACTTTTGAATCCACCACTTCTGAACTGACTGTAACACTTGTGACAGATGAAACACAAAACAGACAAGGCTTTATGGCCGCTATATTTTTAGTATCAG AACAACGATACCCCCGTACTGGTTCATGCGGCCACACGTCAACTGCCACAGAAACCCCAAACTTTTTTCACTCCCCAAATTACCCCCACGACTACAACCCCAACTCCGATTGTCACTGGCTGCTGGTGGCAAGCGAGCGATACAGAGAGCTACAACTCCGAGTGGTTGATTTAAGAGTTGAAGATTGCTGTGATTTTATAGAG GTACGAGATGGCCGAAACCAGAATGCTCCAGTTTTAGCTCGTTTAAACCGGCGACCATCTAACCCTTTTACATCTACGCATGGCGCTCTATATCTACGCTTAGTCAGTGACTCTGGGAACCATTACCGTGGCTTCAATGCAACCTATATGCTTG AACCTTTGGACCGAAGATGCGGTGTCACGATACCTGCAACAGTTAGACCATCCCAGTTAAAATCGGAAAATTACCCAGAAAATTACGCCAATGATGTGACATGCTCTTGGGTGCTAGTGGCCCCACAGGACCAGAAAGTTCAATTAACTATTACTGATATGGAAATTGAGGCTTGCTGTGATTATTTAGAG ttatttGATGGCGAAGACCAGCGATTACTTCGTAAAATAAGTTTTGACTTCATTTCTGAGGATCTCGTGTTTACTTCCTCAACTAATAAACTAACTGTGAGGTTTTTCACTGACGCTAGCGTCACAAAAAGAGGGTTTATGTCTCATTTTCAAGCTGTGCAGA CTTCAGCACTACCCGTGGATTCTTGCGGCTCGACGGTGACCGTAGGGGACTTCTACGTTGAATTTACGTCCCCAAACTACCCCAACAATTACCCCCCCAACTCAGACTGCCATTGGTTGCTTTTGTCACCTGACAGCAATAGGCAGGTCACGCTTGATTTGTCAGACGCTCGTTTTGAACCCTGCTGCGACTTTTTAGAG ATACGTGACGGCAGAAGTATAGAATCTCCTCTTCTAGTTCGTGTGGAAAACCAACTCCCAGACAGACGGCTATATATGTCCACTGGAGGCGCTCTGTACCTACATTTTTGGTCGGATAGCAGCGGGGGGTATAGGGGTTTCACGGCCGCTTATAAATTAG aagaGCCAGAGTTATTGCCATACCCTGAGCTATGTTATTCCACAAAGCGTGCTTATGCTAGTGGGAGAACGGCCATCGATGTAAATGAAATTATGAGCTGTACTACACTTGGTGTAAATGCCAGGTGCTTAAAAATTTCTGCAACTGGAACAATTAATACAATTGCGACAGCTGGCATACCag GTCACATGGTGTTTGGTACATGCATTTCCAGTATAGCGTGTACGAATTCGTCATGTATGTTACTACAGTCTATGCTACAacaaatgaatgcaacttttcAATTTAACATGACCTCTTGTATAGTTTCTTGCTGTGGTAGCGATCTATGCAATTCAGAAACTGCTCCAATTCCAG TTACTACAACGCAATTGacaacgacaacaacaacagtcgttacacCTGATTCTAGTg GTTGCTACAATTACAATCTAGACGTTATGTTTTTGCTCGATGGTTCTGGTACAGTGAACACGACGGAGTTCGAAACATCGttacaatttattaaacaagttaTTGCTCCTTTTGATTTACGATTTACAAGAGTTGGGGTTATGCAGTATTCTCATTGGTACAGAAGAAA ACCCATGACAGCTGCAGACCAACGCTTTCTACAAATCCACATCAGTGTGGGTGAACATAGGACAAGCTCTCCATTTGAGGTAAGAACtagttataacttgaca TGGTTATAA